Within Xiphias gladius isolate SHS-SW01 ecotype Sanya breed wild chromosome 5, ASM1685928v1, whole genome shotgun sequence, the genomic segment CAGTAAGGTGGAAGCAGCAGAACACACTCTCAGGTATACTGTCGTTGACAGTTAATCACTTTCACTGCAAAGCAGAGGCATTTGATTTTCTTATTGTTTACATGTCACTCAATTTTCCCAACAGAAACATCAATCCAGATGTGTCATTTGAGACCCACAACTACAATATTACCACCATGGAAAACTTTACACATTTCATGGATCGCGTTAGGTGGGCATTGCTTCTCTCCAAGTTTtagtctctctcctctgtccccaCAGCAGAACGGGTCTTCATAACatgttattctgtgttttctcagtCATGGAGGGCTTGAAGAAGGGATGCCAGTAGATTTGGTCCTGAGCTGTGTGGACAACTTTGAGGCCAGAATGGCCATTAATACAGTAAGTTCATCATtgtttataaaagaaaaaaaagaaacacagttgACAGTACATTCTGTTATCCACACAGTGCTTTGTATATGTTGCtcttacatattttttaaatattatccTGTTTGACCTCAGGCATGTAATGAACTAGGTCAGATCTGGATGGAGTCTGGTGTCAGCGAGAACGCTGTATCAGGACACATCCAGCTCATCATTCCTGGAGAGACGGCCTGCTTTGCTGTATGTCCACACGCCACACAACAACCACACACGAGCAACAGCCTTTCTTTAATCCTCCTTATATTGTAGTCACACATTGACAATGCTTGAGCAATAAAGCTGTAGTAATAAAGTTGTAATACAGcttttaacaataaaatcaTCTGTTAGTGTGCTCCTCCCCTGGTGGTGGCAGCTAACATTGATGAGAAGACCCTAAAGAGGGAGGGTGTCTGTGCTGCCAGCTTACCAACAACCATGGGTGTGGTTGCAGGCATCCTGgtccaaaatgtcctcaagtaAGAAAATGTCATACAGATGCCAAGAAACCttacaacagtaaaatcaaAGGTGTAAAGTTAATGTTTTGTCTCATAGGTATCTGCTGAAGTTTGGTACTGTCAGTTATTATCTTGGCTACAACGCCATGCAGGACTTCTTTCCCACCATGGCCATGAAAGCCAACCCCCAGTGTAACGACCGCCATTGCAGGAGACAACAGGAGGAGTACAAGGTTTGTgtgcttgttgtttgttttcaagtATCAGAATGTAGGATAGGATGTTTAGACAGAACAAAAGCCCAATTCGTTGCATTACAGATTCAGATATGGTGCTGTACCAGTTAGAAAGCAGGAGTTAATGCCGGCCACTTGTGTAACTTTTTCTCTTCAGAAGAAAGAAGCCGAGCGACCCAAGGAGGAAGTTGtagaggtagaggaggaggttGTACACGAAGACAATGAGTGGGGTGAGCAAAAACACAACTATTCTGGCGAACAGTGTCATATCTGTAACATAGTTTGCCTAGATTCTCAATGTACAACATGTTATATTgcatcaaatgtgtattaagATTAACTTTGCTGTGCAGGTATTGAACTAGTATCAGAGGTGACTGACACAGAGTTACAGGCTGCATCAGGCATTGTGCCTGACCTCCCAGAAGGCATCACTGTGGCTTACACCATTCCAGCTGAGGTCAGTATTGTTCAAGACAAAAGGACTTTAAAGGACTTTcctggttttaaatgtttgatctcattacattaaaatgcttaaGATTATTACTGACCTTTTTCTGAAGTATTCAGCATTACAAGTTTGTATACTGTGATtgcaaagtcaaaaaaaaattcactgttaTAGACAACTTCTGGAAAGTTTTTAGTCTCCGATTTCATACCATACTGATGAATACTGATGATGAAACTACTGCCTGGCTGGCAAAAATCATGATGCTGTGGAAAGGAGTCTGCAGTAATGTAAAGTTTTGATTTCttgttgagtgtttttgttgATTAAGAGGCCCTTTCAACtaaactgtgaaaatattttgttttcttatgtttgAACCAGGATACACCAAGTGGAGAGACAGTGGGGGAGACTGAGCAGAGCCTAGAGGAGTTAATGGCTCAGATGAAAAAGTTGTAATCAGCAATCTGAAGGcacatttctgcttttcagaTAAAACATGCCTTTTCTCACATGCATTTTCCATTGCTTtctttaataataaacaatCTAATGATGGCTGCTTGGggacaaaaaagtgaaagccAATTGGTGACAACCCAGAATTTATTCCTTCTAACAGCTAAAAAAGGGAAATGCATGTAAAGTGCCACTGATGGCATTactttagtgaaaaaaaaaaaaaaaaaggagatacaGTTAAATGCGTCATTTAATGACGAACTGGGATGGTGTGTAGTACAGAACAGTCTCTGACAAACTAGCTATA encodes:
- the uba5 gene encoding ubiquitin-like modifier-activating enzyme 5 isoform X2: MSAEVVDSNPYSRLMALKRMGIVDDYEKIRTFTVAVVGVGGVGSVTAEMLTRCGIGKLLLFDYDKVELANMNRLFFQPHQAGLSKVEAAEHTLRNINPDVSFETHNYNITTMENFTHFMDRVSHGGLEEGMPVDLVLSCVDNFEARMAINTACNELGQIWMESGVSENAVSGHIQLIIPGETACFACAPPLVVAANIDEKTLKREGVCAASLPTTMGVVAGILVQNVLKYLLKFGTVSYYLGYNAMQDFFPTMAMKANPQCNDRHCRRQQEEYKKKEAERPKEEVVEVEEEVVHEDNEWGIELVSEVTDTELQAASGIVPDLPEGITVAYTIPAEDTPSGETVGETEQSLEELMAQMKKL
- the uba5 gene encoding ubiquitin-like modifier-activating enzyme 5 isoform X1; this translates as MATVEELKLRVRELENELIKCKQKQCSTEDALQRPKIDKMSAEVVDSNPYSRLMALKRMGIVDDYEKIRTFTVAVVGVGGVGSVTAEMLTRCGIGKLLLFDYDKVELANMNRLFFQPHQAGLSKVEAAEHTLRNINPDVSFETHNYNITTMENFTHFMDRVSHGGLEEGMPVDLVLSCVDNFEARMAINTACNELGQIWMESGVSENAVSGHIQLIIPGETACFACAPPLVVAANIDEKTLKREGVCAASLPTTMGVVAGILVQNVLKYLLKFGTVSYYLGYNAMQDFFPTMAMKANPQCNDRHCRRQQEEYKKKEAERPKEEVVEVEEEVVHEDNEWGIELVSEVTDTELQAASGIVPDLPEGITVAYTIPAEDTPSGETVGETEQSLEELMAQMKKL